From Sphingopyxis sp. MWB1, a single genomic window includes:
- a CDS encoding metallophosphoesterase family protein, which produces MMRLFHISDLHFGLEDRAALQWFSGCVRRERPAAVLITGDLTMRARSREFAAACDWIETLDVPVTVEVGNHDLPYFNPFARFLWPYRRFRRIKQLVERELDFPGLAIVPLKTTARAQWRLDWSKGRVTPRALDKTLAAIDALPPGTTTLVTAHHPLVEAGTKGRALTRGGENALCELAARNVAAVLTGHVHDAFDLWKETLAGPIRMIGAGTLSQRVRSTPPSFNQIDVSRRGLNVTVRNLADASTPMMQISDIPPDALPPREAGEPVAPIGAVPPVDPPVH; this is translated from the coding sequence ATGATGCGTCTTTTCCATATCAGCGATTTGCATTTCGGGCTGGAGGACAGGGCCGCGCTGCAATGGTTTTCGGGCTGCGTGCGGCGCGAACGCCCGGCGGCGGTGCTGATTACGGGCGATCTGACGATGCGCGCACGGTCCCGCGAATTTGCCGCCGCCTGCGACTGGATCGAAACGCTCGACGTTCCGGTGACGGTCGAGGTCGGAAATCATGACCTGCCCTATTTCAACCCCTTTGCGCGCTTCCTGTGGCCCTATCGCCGTTTCCGCCGCATCAAGCAGCTGGTCGAACGCGAGCTGGATTTTCCCGGCCTTGCCATCGTGCCGCTGAAAACCACCGCGCGCGCGCAGTGGCGGCTCGACTGGTCAAAGGGCCGCGTGACGCCGCGCGCGCTCGACAAGACGCTGGCCGCCATCGATGCGCTGCCCCCCGGGACCACCACGCTGGTCACTGCCCACCACCCGCTGGTCGAGGCGGGCACCAAGGGCCGCGCGCTGACGCGGGGCGGCGAAAATGCGCTGTGCGAGCTCGCCGCGCGCAATGTCGCAGCGGTGCTGACCGGCCATGTCCATGACGCCTTTGACCTGTGGAAAGAGACGCTGGCCGGGCCGATCCGCATGATCGGCGCCGGAACCCTGTCGCAGCGGGTGCGATCGACCCCGCCCAGTTTCAACCAGATTGATGTGTCGCGGCGCGGCCTGAACGTCACGGTCCGCAATCTGGCCGACGCATCGACGCCGATGATGCAGATATCGGACATTCCCCCCGACGCCCTGCCCCCGCGTGAGGCGGGCGAGCCGGTCGCCCCCATCGGCGCGGTGCCACCGGTCGATCCGCCAGTGCATTGA
- the ald gene encoding alanine dehydrogenase: protein MIIGTPKEIKNHEYRVGLTPESARELTVHGHDVLVETGAGEGIGAHDRYYEEAGATIVASAEEIFARCDMVVKVKEPQAGERAMLREGQILYTYLHLAPDPEQTRDLMKSGAICIAYETVTSPYGGLPLLKPMSQVAGRMSIQAGATALEKAHGGRGVLLGGVPGVAPAKVCVIGGGVVGFNAAQMAAGLGADVTILDRDPEVLERVGTFFESRAKTRFSNSANLAECVAEADLVIGAVLIPGAEAPKLVTREMLGTMRAGAVLADVAIDQGGCFETSHPTTHADPTYIVDGIVHYAVANMPGAVARTSTYALNNVTLPHALRIADLGWKEAMRRDVHLSHGLNVWNGKVTFEAVAEAIGTDYVPVDQALA from the coding sequence ATGATCATCGGCACCCCCAAGGAAATCAAGAATCACGAATATCGCGTCGGTCTGACCCCCGAAAGCGCGCGCGAACTCACCGTTCACGGCCATGATGTGCTGGTCGAAACCGGCGCGGGCGAAGGTATTGGCGCGCATGACCGCTATTATGAGGAAGCCGGCGCGACGATCGTCGCCAGCGCCGAGGAAATTTTCGCGCGCTGCGACATGGTCGTCAAGGTGAAGGAGCCGCAGGCGGGCGAACGCGCGATGCTGCGCGAAGGACAGATACTCTACACCTATCTGCACCTTGCGCCCGATCCCGAACAGACGCGCGACCTCATGAAATCGGGCGCGATCTGCATCGCTTATGAAACGGTGACCAGCCCCTATGGCGGCCTGCCGCTGCTCAAACCGATGAGCCAGGTTGCGGGGCGCATGTCGATCCAGGCGGGCGCGACCGCGCTCGAAAAGGCGCATGGCGGACGCGGCGTATTGCTGGGCGGGGTGCCCGGTGTGGCACCCGCGAAGGTCTGCGTGATCGGCGGCGGCGTCGTCGGCTTCAACGCCGCGCAAATGGCGGCGGGGCTGGGCGCGGATGTCACCATCCTCGACCGCGATCCCGAAGTGCTCGAACGCGTCGGCACCTTCTTTGAATCACGCGCCAAGACGCGCTTTTCAAACAGCGCCAATCTCGCCGAATGCGTCGCCGAGGCCGATCTCGTTATCGGCGCGGTGCTGATTCCGGGGGCGGAGGCGCCCAAGCTTGTCACGCGCGAGATGCTGGGGACGATGCGCGCGGGCGCGGTGCTCGCCGATGTCGCCATCGACCAGGGTGGCTGTTTCGAAACCAGCCATCCCACGACCCACGCCGACCCGACCTATATCGTCGATGGCATTGTTCATTATGCGGTGGCGAACATGCCGGGCGCGGTCGCGCGCACCAGCACCTATGCGCTGAACAATGTCACCTTGCCCCATGCGCTGCGGATTGCCGACCTCGGCTGGAAGGAAGCGATGCGCCGCGACGTGCATCTTTCGCACGGACTGAACGTATGGAATGGTAAGGTGACGTTCGAAGCCGTAGCGGAAGCGATCGGAACCGACTATGTGCCTGTTGATCAGGCACTTGCCTGA
- a CDS encoding Lrp/AsnC family transcriptional regulator encodes MFDRIDAKLLNLLQKGGPRAAAELGEQVGLSPSACHRRIRALEAEGVIAGYSARLNPDRIGLGLHVFVDISLRSQSEEALAAFEEAVKSFDEILECQLLSGAADYRLRVAARHVADFDRLHRQCLSRLPGVAAMHSAFALRTIKPFEGYPITATAPR; translated from the coding sequence ATGTTTGATCGAATCGATGCCAAGCTGCTCAACCTGCTGCAAAAGGGCGGACCTCGAGCCGCCGCCGAACTGGGCGAACAGGTCGGCCTGTCCCCTTCCGCCTGTCATCGCCGCATCCGGGCGCTGGAGGCCGAGGGGGTGATCGCGGGTTATAGCGCGCGGCTCAACCCCGACCGCATCGGCCTTGGCCTTCATGTCTTTGTCGACATCAGCCTGCGTTCGCAAAGCGAGGAGGCGCTCGCCGCCTTTGAAGAGGCGGTGAAAAGTTTCGACGAGATATTGGAATGCCAGCTTTTGTCAGGCGCCGCCGATTACCGGCTGCGCGTCGCGGCGCGCCATGTCGCCGATTTCGACCGGCTGCACCGCCAATGCCTGTCGCGCCTGCCCGGTGTCGCGGCGATGCACAGCGCCTTTGCGCTTCGCACTATCAAGCCTTTCGAAGGCTATCCCATCACCGCAACCGCGCCGCGCTGA
- a CDS encoding methyl-accepting chemotaxis protein, with product MVKANPILRQQIDPVLMADRFSFYDLDGRLAANGAEIHAIIAGREEVVGRAYWEAFNALPSIERPVEGDLFQSYIKGSARHAFAKYADANGQEAATITCQNAHMARRVKLPLASVMSCMAESQRIVMEYIIEACGDDVPRLVRLVGALNRLALLEMDIMQRYAEKLDRAVISGERQALARDFDHSIASLVQDCDGVRQKLAEQAISADQAAKGMIAKTSEVAAASEQSAMAMREAASTAAGLIRAIEDARTEVEASAGVATRASEQAGEAVAMSETLSHHAESIESILGLIREIAGQTNLLALNATIEAARAGESGRGFAVVAQEVKSLANETARATDDIAGKITAIQQATKGSVSANQSIQQTIIEVQESAQRIRDAMDAQAQTVTSITAAVDETALAADSMSSTIASIRNDSGTVAGEISTLSQEFLKMGERLQSLEKAASEFSRRVA from the coding sequence ATGGTGAAGGCTAATCCTATCTTGCGGCAACAAATTGATCCGGTGCTGATGGCGGATCGTTTTTCCTTTTACGACCTTGACGGTCGGCTGGCCGCCAATGGAGCGGAAATTCACGCGATTATCGCAGGCCGCGAGGAAGTTGTCGGGCGCGCCTATTGGGAGGCGTTCAACGCCCTGCCCTCGATCGAACGTCCGGTCGAAGGCGATTTGTTCCAATCCTATATCAAGGGCAGCGCGCGCCACGCTTTCGCCAAATATGCCGACGCCAATGGCCAGGAAGCCGCAACCATCACCTGCCAGAATGCGCATATGGCGCGGCGGGTGAAACTGCCGCTCGCCTCGGTCATGTCGTGCATGGCCGAAAGCCAGCGCATCGTGATGGAATATATTATCGAGGCGTGCGGGGATGATGTGCCGCGGCTCGTGCGGCTGGTGGGGGCGCTCAACCGCCTCGCGCTGCTCGAAATGGATATCATGCAGCGCTATGCCGAAAAGCTCGACCGCGCGGTGATTTCGGGCGAGCGGCAGGCGCTGGCGCGCGATTTCGACCATTCGATCGCCTCCTTGGTGCAGGATTGCGACGGCGTGCGCCAGAAGCTCGCCGAGCAGGCGATTTCCGCCGATCAGGCCGCGAAGGGCATGATCGCCAAGACGAGCGAAGTCGCCGCGGCTTCCGAGCAGTCGGCGATGGCGATGCGCGAGGCCGCCTCGACCGCCGCCGGGCTGATCCGCGCCATCGAGGATGCACGCACCGAGGTCGAAGCCTCCGCCGGGGTCGCGACCCGCGCCTCCGAACAGGCGGGCGAAGCGGTCGCCATGTCCGAAACCTTGTCGCATCACGCTGAATCGATCGAGTCGATTTTGGGGCTGATCCGCGAAATTGCGGGGCAGACCAATCTTCTGGCGCTCAACGCCACCATCGAGGCGGCGCGCGCGGGCGAATCGGGGCGCGGCTTTGCCGTCGTCGCGCAGGAGGTCAAAAGCCTCGCCAATGAAACCGCGCGGGCGACCGACGATATTGCCGGCAAGATCACCGCAATCCAGCAAGCGACCAAGGGATCGGTCAGCGCCAACCAGTCGATCCAGCAGACGATTATCGAGGTGCAGGAATCGGCGCAGCGCATCCGCGACGCGATGGATGCGCAGGCGCAGACGGTGACATCGATCACCGCCGCGGTCGATGAAACCGCGCTCGCCGCCGATTCCATGTCCTCGACCATCGCCAGCATCCGCAATGATTCGGGTACGGTGGCGGGCGAGATCAGCACGCTGAGCCAGGAATTTCTGAAAATGGGCGAGCGGCTGCAATCGCTCGAAAAGGCCGCGAGCGAATTCAGCCGCCGCGTCGCCTGA
- a CDS encoding SDR family NAD(P)-dependent oxidoreductase → MQRNILITGASRGIGAAIAEALAHQNHRIIALSSSDGDLGDPDVPPRLWADSLDRLDGRIDVLINNAGVFEANPIGSDGAEWLASWNRTLQINLTAAAALCRLAVLHWQETGLPGRIVNIASRAAYRGDSPAHWHYAASKAGMVAMTKTIARAHAKEDILAFAICPGFTMTGMADEYMASRGGDKLLADIPLGRVAMPGEVAEMARWCATDAPPSMTGTVLDINGASYVR, encoded by the coding sequence ATGCAACGCAATATCCTCATCACCGGCGCGAGCCGCGGCATTGGCGCGGCCATTGCCGAAGCGCTCGCGCATCAAAATCACCGCATCATCGCGCTGTCGAGCAGCGACGGCGATCTGGGCGATCCCGATGTTCCGCCGCGGCTGTGGGCGGACAGCCTTGACCGGCTCGACGGGCGGATCGATGTACTGATCAACAATGCCGGGGTGTTCGAGGCCAATCCCATCGGCAGCGACGGCGCGGAGTGGCTCGCAAGCTGGAACCGCACGCTGCAGATCAACCTGACCGCCGCCGCCGCGCTCTGCCGCCTCGCCGTGCTGCACTGGCAGGAGACCGGCCTGCCAGGGCGGATCGTCAATATCGCAAGCCGCGCCGCCTATCGCGGCGACAGCCCCGCGCATTGGCATTATGCGGCGTCCAAGGCCGGAATGGTCGCGATGACCAAGACCATCGCCCGCGCCCATGCCAAGGAGGATATCCTCGCCTTTGCCATCTGCCCCGGCTTTACCATGACCGGCATGGCCGATGAATATATGGCGAGCCGGGGCGGCGACAAGTTGCTCGCCGACATTCCGCTGGGCCGCGTCGCCATGCCGGGCGAGGTTGCCGAAATGGCGCGCTGGTGCGCGACCGACGCGCCGCCGTCGATGACCGGCACCGTGCTCGACATCAATGGCGCCAGCTATGTGCGCTGA
- a CDS encoding 50S ribosomal protein L11 methyltransferase, with translation MSWIASLPCTRDEAEALSGEIPELDARPDAPVVVTREINEGKGLWQLDAYMDDKPDAALLALIQSLVPSAKGRKPIVELLPEEDWVTLSQQGLEPVEAGRFFVHTSSYAGAVPEGSTSFLIDASQAFGTGGHDTTAGCLAMLDRLARRGGAPRNIADIGTGTGLLAFAALALWPRARAIASDIDPASIAVTRGNAAVNHVPLGRCGGKLALAVAPGTDHPAIRHRAPYDLVIANILAGPLITLAPDIAAATAPGGHLILAGLITRQMDDVLAAYRAHGFRPLARGGTDDWPCLMLVKRRRHGYRRKERALHRANPADASFGSW, from the coding sequence ATGAGCTGGATCGCCTCCCTCCCCTGCACGCGCGATGAGGCCGAGGCGCTGTCGGGCGAAATCCCCGAACTCGACGCGCGGCCCGATGCGCCGGTGGTCGTCACGCGCGAAATCAACGAAGGGAAGGGCTTGTGGCAGCTCGATGCCTATATGGACGACAAACCAGACGCGGCGCTGCTCGCGCTGATCCAAAGCCTCGTGCCGAGCGCCAAGGGCCGCAAGCCCATTGTCGAACTATTGCCCGAGGAAGATTGGGTCACCCTGTCGCAGCAGGGACTGGAGCCAGTCGAGGCTGGACGTTTTTTCGTCCATACCAGCAGCTATGCCGGTGCGGTTCCAGAGGGGAGCACATCCTTTCTGATCGACGCCAGCCAGGCATTCGGCACCGGGGGGCATGATACGACGGCGGGATGTCTTGCGATGCTCGACCGGCTTGCCCGGCGGGGCGGTGCGCCGCGCAATATCGCCGATATCGGCACCGGCACCGGGCTGCTCGCCTTCGCAGCCTTGGCCTTATGGCCGCGTGCGCGCGCCATCGCGTCGGATATCGACCCGGCGAGCATCGCGGTGACGCGCGGCAATGCGGCGGTGAACCATGTGCCGCTGGGACGCTGCGGCGGCAAATTGGCGCTCGCTGTGGCGCCGGGCACCGACCATCCGGCGATCCGCCACCGCGCGCCCTATGATCTGGTCATCGCCAATATATTGGCCGGGCCGCTTATCACGCTCGCCCCCGATATTGCGGCGGCGACCGCGCCGGGCGGCCATTTGATCCTGGCCGGGCTGATCACGCGGCAGATGGACGATGTGCTCGCCGCCTATCGCGCCCATGGCTTTCGGCCTCTTGCACGCGGGGGAACGGACGACTGGCCTTGCCTGATGCTCGTCAAGCGGCGGCGCCATGGTTATCGGCGCAAGGAACGCGCGCTCCACCGCGCCAATCCGGCGGACGCCAGCTTCGGGAGCTGGTGA